A part of Pararhizobium sp. A13 genomic DNA contains:
- a CDS encoding glycosyltransferase family 4 protein gives MPDPRPLRIIHCFRSPIGGIFRHVRDLAEAHAKQGHEVGIICDSTTGGIYEDALFDEIRPFLALGLVRLPIRRSVGPTDLAALWSSYKEIRSLQPDILHGHGAKGGVLSRIIGSALRVNKYCVARLYSPHGGSLHYDSGTFSGKAVFVLERLQEHLTDAIVFVCDFERTTYETKVGKPRTRSELIYNGIDDRDFETVHARPDAVDFLYIGMLRDLKGPDLFVDAFARAERIIGKPLSAMMIGDGPQKADYEQMMLERGLGRRIEMLPAMKARDAFALTRNVVVPSRAESMPYIVLEALAARKPVIAARIGGIPEVLGPDSSALAAPSDAQSLADVMTVAMTEQDWAAKVMPDAEAFRAAFAASTMASSVMRLYRQLVPELAARQDSVHNRS, from the coding sequence ATGCCGGATCCCCGCCCGCTGCGCATCATTCATTGCTTCAGGTCGCCGATCGGCGGCATTTTCCGCCATGTCCGCGATCTGGCGGAAGCACATGCCAAGCAGGGTCACGAAGTCGGCATCATCTGCGACAGCACCACGGGAGGCATCTACGAAGACGCTCTTTTCGACGAGATAAGACCATTTCTCGCGCTCGGTCTCGTCCGCCTGCCGATCCGCCGGTCCGTCGGCCCGACCGATCTGGCGGCGCTCTGGAGCAGCTACAAGGAAATCAGAAGTTTGCAGCCGGATATCCTGCACGGTCATGGCGCCAAGGGCGGCGTCCTTTCCCGGATCATCGGCTCAGCCTTGCGGGTGAACAAGTATTGCGTTGCCCGCCTCTATTCGCCGCATGGCGGCAGCCTGCACTACGACAGCGGCACGTTTTCCGGCAAGGCCGTGTTTGTTCTCGAGCGCCTTCAGGAACATCTCACCGACGCAATCGTCTTCGTGTGCGATTTCGAGCGCACGACTTACGAGACGAAGGTCGGCAAGCCGCGCACCCGCAGCGAACTGATCTACAACGGTATCGACGATCGCGATTTCGAGACTGTCCATGCCCGACCGGACGCCGTCGATTTCCTCTATATCGGCATGCTGCGCGATCTGAAGGGGCCTGACCTCTTCGTCGATGCTTTCGCGCGGGCGGAGCGGATCATCGGCAAGCCGCTGTCGGCCATGATGATCGGCGACGGGCCGCAAAAGGCCGACTACGAGCAGATGATGCTGGAACGCGGTCTTGGCCGCCGTATCGAAATGCTGCCGGCGATGAAAGCGCGGGATGCATTTGCACTGACGCGGAACGTCGTCGTGCCCTCACGCGCCGAATCCATGCCCTATATCGTGCTTGAGGCGCTGGCCGCCCGCAAGCCGGTGATCGCCGCCCGGATCGGCGGCATTCCGGAGGTCCTGGGGCCGGACAGTTCCGCTCTTGCTGCCCCGAGCGACGCGCAGTCGCTTGCCGATGTCATGACGGTCGCGATGACCGAGCAGGACTGGGCGGCCAAGGTGATGCCGGACGCGGAAGCCTTCAGGGCGGCCTTCGCGGCATCAACCATGGCCAGCAGCGTCATGCGGCTCTATCGCCAGCTTGTTCCGGAATTGGCCGCCCGGCAGGACAGCGTGCACAACCGCTCGTAA
- a CDS encoding exopolysaccharide transport family protein, whose product MSGVNGGHQDVDIDLGGLFRAIWRRRGRVLAATVVFAGLAFVGSSLMSPDYQSEARLLIESRQPEFSGANQGPPQTTDSPFDESGISSQVQVLRSVDLIKQVAREMKLHELPEFDPTANPSAVSDILVMLGIKKNPLDLPPEERVLKEFQEKLQVYQVEKSRVIAIQFTSKDPRLAAAIPNAMAKVFLSLQSGAKLDSNNEASRWLEPEIANLREKVREAEAKVADYRASSDLLLTGETGGTFATKQLNDISTELARVRGERANAEARAENVRAALASGRAVDTLNDVVASPMIQRLKETESNIQGQIADLSTSLLDGHPRLKGLKSQLQGIRAQILSETKKILGSLENEANVGRLRERQLVAQLNTLKATSAKAGEDEVGLRALEREATAQRQLLETYLARFREATSRSGENAAPADARIISQAVEPTERHFPKVLPITVVAALASFLVSCVVIMLSELFSGRALRLVGQVEPDFEEERLGAPVTKQTAPVANRTPIVPETAPDDGDEAVDDDFSIESVAEHLSDDDVRVAISVSPAGDAGSTNAVLLARLVAEEGRKIVLIDLTGTACPTRLMAQSADLAGITNLLVGAVPFTETIHADRLSDAHIIPQGDADPVLAMRGIERLQMIIDALSNAYDTVLVECGPADVGAVRKVTRSKETKIIISAPAVANGEIVELITGFAKEGFSEIVLMTGTGYPQSGKPGRRAA is encoded by the coding sequence ATGTCGGGCGTCAACGGCGGTCATCAGGATGTAGACATCGATCTCGGGGGGCTGTTCCGCGCCATCTGGCGGCGGCGGGGCAGGGTGCTTGCTGCGACCGTCGTCTTCGCCGGCCTAGCTTTCGTCGGCTCGAGCTTGATGTCTCCCGACTACCAGAGCGAGGCGCGGCTGCTGATCGAATCGCGCCAGCCGGAATTCAGCGGCGCCAACCAGGGACCGCCGCAGACGACCGATAGCCCCTTCGACGAATCCGGCATTTCCAGCCAGGTGCAGGTGCTGCGCTCGGTCGATCTGATTAAACAGGTTGCCCGCGAGATGAAGCTGCATGAACTGCCGGAATTCGATCCCACGGCGAACCCGTCGGCGGTTTCCGATATCCTGGTGATGCTCGGCATCAAGAAGAACCCGCTCGACCTGCCGCCAGAAGAGCGCGTGCTGAAGGAGTTCCAGGAGAAGCTGCAGGTCTACCAGGTCGAAAAGTCGCGGGTTATCGCGATCCAGTTCACCTCAAAGGACCCGCGCCTGGCAGCCGCCATCCCGAACGCGATGGCCAAGGTCTTCCTGTCGCTGCAGAGTGGCGCAAAGCTCGACTCCAACAACGAGGCCAGCCGCTGGCTGGAGCCCGAAATCGCCAATCTGCGCGAAAAGGTGCGCGAGGCCGAGGCCAAGGTTGCGGACTATCGAGCGTCGTCCGACCTGTTGCTCACCGGCGAAACCGGCGGCACGTTTGCGACGAAGCAGCTGAACGATATTTCCACCGAGCTTGCCCGCGTGCGCGGCGAACGCGCCAATGCCGAGGCGCGCGCCGAAAACGTGCGCGCAGCGCTTGCGAGCGGCCGCGCCGTCGATACGCTGAACGACGTCGTTGCCTCGCCGATGATCCAGCGCCTCAAGGAAACAGAATCCAATATCCAGGGCCAGATCGCCGATCTCTCCACAAGCCTGCTTGACGGGCATCCGCGTCTGAAAGGGCTGAAGTCCCAGCTTCAGGGCATCCGGGCACAGATCCTCAGCGAAACGAAGAAGATTCTCGGCAGCCTCGAAAACGAGGCCAATGTCGGCCGGTTGCGCGAGCGCCAGCTCGTGGCGCAGCTCAACACGCTGAAGGCGACTTCCGCCAAGGCGGGCGAAGACGAGGTCGGGCTGCGGGCGCTGGAGCGGGAAGCGACGGCGCAACGCCAGTTGCTCGAAACCTACCTGGCGCGTTTCCGCGAGGCGACGTCGCGCAGCGGCGAAAATGCAGCGCCCGCCGACGCGCGCATCATTTCCCAGGCGGTCGAACCGACCGAGCGGCATTTCCCCAAGGTCCTGCCGATCACCGTCGTCGCGGCCCTTGCCAGCTTCCTGGTCAGCTGCGTGGTCATCATGCTTTCGGAACTGTTCAGCGGCCGCGCCCTGCGCCTGGTCGGGCAGGTTGAGCCAGACTTTGAAGAGGAACGGCTGGGAGCTCCTGTGACCAAGCAGACGGCTCCGGTTGCCAACCGGACACCGATCGTTCCCGAAACCGCGCCGGATGATGGGGATGAAGCGGTCGATGATGATTTCTCGATCGAATCCGTCGCGGAGCATCTCAGCGACGACGATGTTCGCGTCGCCATCTCGGTATCGCCGGCTGGAGACGCCGGTTCGACCAATGCGGTCCTGCTCGCCCGGCTGGTCGCGGAGGAGGGGCGCAAAATCGTGTTGATCGATCTGACCGGCACGGCCTGCCCGACACGGCTGATGGCACAGTCGGCCGATCTCGCCGGCATTACCAATCTGCTGGTGGGTGCGGTTCCGTTCACCGAGACGATCCATGCCGATCGCCTGTCCGACGCCCATATCATCCCGCAGGGCGACGCCGACCCGGTCCTTGCGATGCGCGGCATCGAGCGGCTGCAGATGATCATCGATGCGTTGTCGAACGCCTATGACACGGTGCTTGTCGAATGCGGTCCGGCCGATGTCGGTGCCGTCCGCAAGGTAACGCGGTCCAAGGAGACGAAAATCATCATCTCGGCACCCGCCGTCGCCAACGGGGAAATTGTCGAGCTGATCACCGGCTTCGCCAAGGAAGGCTTCAGCGAGATCGTCCTGATGACGGGAACGGGTTATCCGCAGTCGGGGAAACCCGGCCGTCGCGCAGCCTGA
- a CDS encoding polysaccharide biosynthesis/export family protein → MTSARLKTGLALAALSLCLVVSGCSSYQPAPKAFHEATIQPYRVDSGDRLRISVFEQAGLTGTYTVDQAGYVAFPLIGAVPSRGHTLPEMESMIAGKLREGYLRDPDVTIEVDRYRSVFIMGEVGQAGQYSYVPGMTVQNAIAVAGGYSPRANQANVDVTRKINGRILTGRVSISDPIMAGDTVYVRERLF, encoded by the coding sequence ATGACGTCCGCACGATTGAAAACAGGCCTTGCCTTGGCCGCACTCTCTCTGTGCCTGGTGGTGTCGGGTTGCAGCAGCTATCAGCCTGCGCCAAAGGCGTTTCATGAAGCAACGATCCAGCCGTACCGCGTCGACAGCGGCGACAGGCTGCGCATCAGCGTCTTCGAACAGGCCGGCCTGACCGGCACCTATACGGTCGATCAGGCAGGCTATGTCGCCTTCCCGCTGATCGGCGCCGTGCCGTCGCGTGGCCATACCCTGCCCGAGATGGAATCGATGATCGCCGGCAAGCTGCGCGAGGGCTATCTGCGCGATCCGGACGTAACGATCGAGGTAGATCGCTACCGCTCCGTCTTCATCATGGGCGAAGTCGGCCAGGCCGGGCAATATTCCTACGTTCCGGGCATGACGGTGCAGAACGCCATTGCGGTTGCAGGCGGCTATTCGCCACGTGCCAACCAGGCGAATGTCGACGTCACCCGCAAGATCAATGGACGCATCCTCACCGGCCGGGTTTCGATTTCCGATCCGATCATGGCCGGCGACACCGTCTATGTGCGTGAGCGGCTGTTCTGA